One window of Gavia stellata isolate bGavSte3 chromosome Z, bGavSte3.hap2, whole genome shotgun sequence genomic DNA carries:
- the SLC45A2 gene encoding membrane-associated transporter protein, which yields MTLTKESFHGALPPPSEVAKADMDSTREKEEALLQSVTRTGAVVPKKRAVGRLVMHSMAMFGREFCYAVEAAFVTPVLLSVGLPKNLYSLVWLISPILGFVLQPVVGSASDHCTCSWGRRRPYILGLGIIMLLGMALYLNGDVMISAFIGERDNQRTWAIVITMLGVVLFDFAADFIDGPIKAYLFDVCSHEDKEKGLHYHALFTGLGGALGYLTGAMDWGQTVLGYSLASEFQVIFFFAALVFLICLTIHLRSIPEVPLRYENEETKFLLEVTESYKYSSIEEEIKNGYLKSTRTEIKPAAKPGKCAVTSRTEDQRRMTLKSLLKTLLSMPSHYRYLCVSHLFGWMAFLSNMLFFTDFMGQVVYQGSPYAPHNSTLYLTYKTGVEMGCWGLCINAISSSVYSYLQKILLPYIGLKGLYFIGYLLFGLGTGLIGLFPNVYSTLALCSLFGVMSSTLYTVPFHLIAEYHREEESLKLQDGEQAGEQGRGKGIDCAALTCMVQLAQIILGVGLGLLVSVAGSAVTVISASTVALIGCCFVAFCVRYVE from the exons ATGACCTTAACAAAGGAGAGTTTCCACGGGGCTCTTCCACCCCCTTCTGAGGTGGCCAAGGCCGACATGGACAGCAccagagagaaggaggaggctCTGCTGCAGTCTGTGACGAGGACTGGAGCAGTGGTGCCAAAGAAGCGAGCGGTGGGAAGGCTGGTCATGCACAGCATGGCGATGTTTGGCCGGGAGTTCTGCTATGCCGTGGAGGCCGCCTTTGTCACGCCGGTACTGCTCAGTGTAGGGCTGCCCAAGAACCTCTACAGCCTGGTGTGGCTCATCAGCCCTATCCTGGGCTTCGTGCTGCAGCCCGTGGTAGGTTCAGCCAGTGATCACTGCACCTGTAGCTGGGGCAGGAGGCGACCTTACATTCTGGGTCTGGGCATCATAATGCTGTTAGGCATGGCTTTGTACCTCAATGGGGACGTGATGATCTCAG cTTTCATCGGTGAGAGAGACAATCAGCGGACGTGGGCAATAGTCATTACCATGCTGGGAGTAGTACTTTTTGATTTTGCAGCTGATTTTATTGATGGCCCCATCAAAGCATATTTATTTGATGTCTGCTCTCATGAGGATAAAGAGAAGGGTCTGCATTACCACGCCCTCTTTACAG GTTTGGGAGGAGCCCTGGGTTACCTGACAGGTGCTATGGATTGGGGTCAAACTGTACTAGGATATTCCTTGGCATCAGAATTCCAGGTCATCTTCTTCTTCGCAGCCTTGGTTTTCCTAATCTGCCTTACCATACATCTGCGCAGTATTCCTGAAGTCCCACTCAGATACGAAAATGAAGAGACAAAGTTCTTGTTGGAAGTGACTGAATCCTATAAATATAGCTCCATAGAGGAGGAAATCAAGAACGGTTACTTAAAATCAACACGTACTGAAATAAAGCCTGCAGCTAAACCAGGGAAATGTGCTGTTACGTCACGTACAGAG GATCAAAGGCGGATGACCCTTAAATCACTCTTGAAGACACTTTTAAGCATGCCATCCCACTATCGCTATCTGTGTGTGAGCCACCTCTTTGGATGGATGGCTTTCCTGTCCAACATGCTCTTCTTCACGGATTTCATGGGACAG GTTGTATACCAGGGTAGTCCTTATGCACCTCATAACTCCACACTTTACCTTACCTACAAAACAGGAGTAGAGATGGGATGCTGGGGGCTGTGCATCAATGCAATTTCTTCATCAGTCTATTCTT ACCTGCAGAAAATCCTTCTGCCATACATAGGATTAAAGGGACTTTATTTCATTGGTTACCTACTTTTTGGATTGGGTACTGGATTAATTGGCTTGTTTCCCAATGTCTATTCCACTCTGGCTCTATGTTCCCTCTTTGGTGTCATGTCCAGCACACTGTACACAGTGCCATTCCACCTCATTGCAGAGTATCACAGGGAAGAAGAG AGCCTGAAGCTGCAGGATGGAGAACAAGCTGGAGAGCAGGGGCGAGGGAAGGGCATTGACTGTGCCGCTCTCACCTGCATGGTCCAGCTGGCCCAGATCATTCTCGGTGTGGGCCTGGGGCTCTTGGTCAGTGTTGCTGGCAGCGCAGTCACTGTGATTTCGGCATCTACAGTGGCACTGATAGGCTGCTGCTTTGTCGCTTTTTGTGTTCGATATGTGGAGTAG